One Bombus fervidus isolate BK054 chromosome 5, iyBomFerv1, whole genome shotgun sequence DNA window includes the following coding sequences:
- the Atg16 gene encoding autophagy-related 16 isoform X5 translates to MAASESGVSSHSKEDNNWRKDLILQLQERNKKQTYCFADLISLHNRLFESANTLRGENIQLTVANETLRREAASGTPGLSVNADLEARLLKQAEELATLHKRKGEHTQQIVDLNNKLQEMLKELQIKEASVVESMELNANLRLEVSKCLSRERELESINQMLKDEHQALQLAFASLEEKLRKAQEENRQLIERLIKYKTRDAEKVNEENDNFLNESFSSPTAFLMQTISKFGKRQAKMQKELEDAARDTRPVSPDRSSLKEGISGLPTAVPTKVSVTFTAHDGEVYAVKWSPAERMLATGGADRKVKLWNISKGISESKGVLIGSNAGVMCVDFDSTGTLMLAASNDYASRVWTVSDFRLKVSVASHRFIPLLGLDELSTTGN, encoded by the exons ATGGCCGCGAGTGAATCAGGTGTATCATCACATTCTAAGGAAGATAATAATTGGAGGAAAGatctaattttacaattacaagAAAGGAACAAGAAACAAACATATTGTTTTGCAGATCTTATTAGTTTAC ataacAGATTGTTTGAAAGTGCGAACACATTACGTggagaaaatatacaattaaccGTAGCAAATGAAACTCTTCGCCGAGAAGCAGCTAGTGGAACTCCCGGTTTAAGTGTAAATGCTGATCTTGAAGCTCGTCTCTTAAAGCAAGCAGAAGAATTAGCAACATTAcataaaagaaaaggagaacaTACGCAACAAATAGTAGATCTTAATAACAAATTGCAGGAAATGTTGAAAGAGCTTCAAATCAAGGAAGCGAG tGTGGTAGAAAGTATGGAGCTCAATGCCAATTTACGTTTAGAAGTATCAAAATGTCTtagcagagaaagagagctaGAAAGTATTAATCAAATGTTAAAGGATGAGCATCAAGCCTTACAACTTGCTTTTGCATCTTTAGAAGAAAAACTTAGAAAAGCTCag gaaGAAAATCGCCAATTAATAGAACGTTTGATTAAGTACAAAACACGAGATGCAGAGAAAGTGAATGAAGAAAACGACAATTTTCTGAA tgAGAGTTTTTCCAGTCCGACAGCCTTTTTGATGCAAACCATATCAAAATTTGG aaaaaGGCAAGCAAAGATGCAGAAAGAGTTGGAAGATGCGGCTCGTGACACACGACCTGTTAGTCCTGATAGATCCAGTTTAAAAGAAGGAATCTCTGGTCTTCCTACTGCGGTCCCAACAAAAGTATCCGTCACGTTT ACTGCACACGACGGAGAAGTTTATGCCGTAAAATGGTCTCCCGCCGAGAGGATGCTTGCCACCGGTGGAGCTGACAGGAAGGTGAAGCTTTGGAATATCTCAAAAG GTATTTCAGAGAGTAAAGGAGTACTTATTGGCAGCAACGCTGGGGTGATGTGCGTCGATTTCGATTCTACGGGAACGCTGATGCTTGCAGCGTCGAACGACTACGCCAGCCGGGTGTGGACTGTCAGTGACTTCCGGTTAAAG
- the Atg16 gene encoding autophagy-related 16 isoform X2, which translates to MAASESGVSSHSKEDNNWRKDLILQLQERNKKQTYCFADLISLHNRLFESANTLRGENIQLTVANETLRREAASGTPGLSVNADLEARLLKQAEELATLHKRKGEHTQQIVDLNNKLQEMLKELQIKEASVVESMELNANLRLEVSKCLSRERELESINQMLKDEHQALQLAFASLEEKLRKAQEENRQLIERLIKYKTRDAEKVNEENDNFLNESFSSPTAFLMQTISKFGKRQAKMQKELEDAARDTRPVSPDRSSLKEGISGLPTAVPTKVSVTFTAHDGEVYAVKWSPAERMLATGGADRKVKLWNISKGISESKGVLIGSNAGVMCVDFDSTGTLMLAASNDYASRVWTVSDFRLKASLCQARMSTQRVKSSQVDPYARYDEHLPCT; encoded by the exons ATGGCCGCGAGTGAATCAGGTGTATCATCACATTCTAAGGAAGATAATAATTGGAGGAAAGatctaattttacaattacaagAAAGGAACAAGAAACAAACATATTGTTTTGCAGATCTTATTAGTTTAC ataacAGATTGTTTGAAAGTGCGAACACATTACGTggagaaaatatacaattaaccGTAGCAAATGAAACTCTTCGCCGAGAAGCAGCTAGTGGAACTCCCGGTTTAAGTGTAAATGCTGATCTTGAAGCTCGTCTCTTAAAGCAAGCAGAAGAATTAGCAACATTAcataaaagaaaaggagaacaTACGCAACAAATAGTAGATCTTAATAACAAATTGCAGGAAATGTTGAAAGAGCTTCAAATCAAGGAAGCGAG tGTGGTAGAAAGTATGGAGCTCAATGCCAATTTACGTTTAGAAGTATCAAAATGTCTtagcagagaaagagagctaGAAAGTATTAATCAAATGTTAAAGGATGAGCATCAAGCCTTACAACTTGCTTTTGCATCTTTAGAAGAAAAACTTAGAAAAGCTCag gaaGAAAATCGCCAATTAATAGAACGTTTGATTAAGTACAAAACACGAGATGCAGAGAAAGTGAATGAAGAAAACGACAATTTTCTGAA tgAGAGTTTTTCCAGTCCGACAGCCTTTTTGATGCAAACCATATCAAAATTTGG aaaaaGGCAAGCAAAGATGCAGAAAGAGTTGGAAGATGCGGCTCGTGACACACGACCTGTTAGTCCTGATAGATCCAGTTTAAAAGAAGGAATCTCTGGTCTTCCTACTGCGGTCCCAACAAAAGTATCCGTCACGTTT ACTGCACACGACGGAGAAGTTTATGCCGTAAAATGGTCTCCCGCCGAGAGGATGCTTGCCACCGGTGGAGCTGACAGGAAGGTGAAGCTTTGGAATATCTCAAAAG GTATTTCAGAGAGTAAAGGAGTACTTATTGGCAGCAACGCTGGGGTGATGTGCGTCGATTTCGATTCTACGGGAACGCTGATGCTTGCAGCGTCGAACGACTACGCCAGCCGGGTGTGGACTGTCAGTGACTTCCGGTTAAAG
- the Atg16 gene encoding autophagy-related 16 isoform X8, whose translation MAASESGVSSHSKEDNNWRKDLILQLQERNKKQTYCFADLISLHNRLFESANTLRGENIQLTVANETLRREAASGTPGLSVNADLEARLLKQAEELATLHKRKGEHTQQIVDLNNKLQEMLKELQIKEASVVESMELNANLRLEVSKCLSRERELESINQMLKDEHQALQLAFASLEEKLRKAQEENRQLIERLIKYKTRDAEKVNEENDNFLNESFSSPTAFLMQTISKFGKRQAKMQKELEDAARDTRPVSPDRSSLKEGISGLPTAVPTKVSVTFTAHDGEVYAVKWSPAERMLATGGADRKVKLWNISKGISESKGVLIGSNAGVMCVDFDSTGTLMLAASNDYASRVWTVSDFRLKVS comes from the exons ATGGCCGCGAGTGAATCAGGTGTATCATCACATTCTAAGGAAGATAATAATTGGAGGAAAGatctaattttacaattacaagAAAGGAACAAGAAACAAACATATTGTTTTGCAGATCTTATTAGTTTAC ataacAGATTGTTTGAAAGTGCGAACACATTACGTggagaaaatatacaattaaccGTAGCAAATGAAACTCTTCGCCGAGAAGCAGCTAGTGGAACTCCCGGTTTAAGTGTAAATGCTGATCTTGAAGCTCGTCTCTTAAAGCAAGCAGAAGAATTAGCAACATTAcataaaagaaaaggagaacaTACGCAACAAATAGTAGATCTTAATAACAAATTGCAGGAAATGTTGAAAGAGCTTCAAATCAAGGAAGCGAG tGTGGTAGAAAGTATGGAGCTCAATGCCAATTTACGTTTAGAAGTATCAAAATGTCTtagcagagaaagagagctaGAAAGTATTAATCAAATGTTAAAGGATGAGCATCAAGCCTTACAACTTGCTTTTGCATCTTTAGAAGAAAAACTTAGAAAAGCTCag gaaGAAAATCGCCAATTAATAGAACGTTTGATTAAGTACAAAACACGAGATGCAGAGAAAGTGAATGAAGAAAACGACAATTTTCTGAA tgAGAGTTTTTCCAGTCCGACAGCCTTTTTGATGCAAACCATATCAAAATTTGG aaaaaGGCAAGCAAAGATGCAGAAAGAGTTGGAAGATGCGGCTCGTGACACACGACCTGTTAGTCCTGATAGATCCAGTTTAAAAGAAGGAATCTCTGGTCTTCCTACTGCGGTCCCAACAAAAGTATCCGTCACGTTT ACTGCACACGACGGAGAAGTTTATGCCGTAAAATGGTCTCCCGCCGAGAGGATGCTTGCCACCGGTGGAGCTGACAGGAAGGTGAAGCTTTGGAATATCTCAAAAG GTATTTCAGAGAGTAAAGGAGTACTTATTGGCAGCAACGCTGGGGTGATGTGCGTCGATTTCGATTCTACGGGAACGCTGATGCTTGCAGCGTCGAACGACTACGCCAGCCGGGTGTGGACTGTCAGTGACTTCCGGTTAAAG
- the Atg16 gene encoding autophagy-related 16 isoform X7 codes for MAASESGVSSHSKEDNNWRKDLILQLQERNKKQTYCFADLISLHNRLFESANTLRGENIQLTVANETLRREAASGTPGLSVNADLEARLLKQAEELATLHKRKGEHTQQIVDLNNKLQEMLKELQIKEASVVESMELNANLRLEVSKCLSRERELESINQMLKDEHQALQLAFASLEEKLRKAQEENRQLIERLIKYKTRDAEKVNEENDNFLNESFSSPTAFLMQTISKFGKRQAKMQKELEDAARDTRPVSPDRSSLKEGISGLPTAVPTKVSVTFTAHDGEVYAVKWSPAERMLATGGADRKVKLWNISKGISESKGVLIGSNAGVMCVDFDSTGTLMLAASNDYASRVWTVSDFRLKART; via the exons ATGGCCGCGAGTGAATCAGGTGTATCATCACATTCTAAGGAAGATAATAATTGGAGGAAAGatctaattttacaattacaagAAAGGAACAAGAAACAAACATATTGTTTTGCAGATCTTATTAGTTTAC ataacAGATTGTTTGAAAGTGCGAACACATTACGTggagaaaatatacaattaaccGTAGCAAATGAAACTCTTCGCCGAGAAGCAGCTAGTGGAACTCCCGGTTTAAGTGTAAATGCTGATCTTGAAGCTCGTCTCTTAAAGCAAGCAGAAGAATTAGCAACATTAcataaaagaaaaggagaacaTACGCAACAAATAGTAGATCTTAATAACAAATTGCAGGAAATGTTGAAAGAGCTTCAAATCAAGGAAGCGAG tGTGGTAGAAAGTATGGAGCTCAATGCCAATTTACGTTTAGAAGTATCAAAATGTCTtagcagagaaagagagctaGAAAGTATTAATCAAATGTTAAAGGATGAGCATCAAGCCTTACAACTTGCTTTTGCATCTTTAGAAGAAAAACTTAGAAAAGCTCag gaaGAAAATCGCCAATTAATAGAACGTTTGATTAAGTACAAAACACGAGATGCAGAGAAAGTGAATGAAGAAAACGACAATTTTCTGAA tgAGAGTTTTTCCAGTCCGACAGCCTTTTTGATGCAAACCATATCAAAATTTGG aaaaaGGCAAGCAAAGATGCAGAAAGAGTTGGAAGATGCGGCTCGTGACACACGACCTGTTAGTCCTGATAGATCCAGTTTAAAAGAAGGAATCTCTGGTCTTCCTACTGCGGTCCCAACAAAAGTATCCGTCACGTTT ACTGCACACGACGGAGAAGTTTATGCCGTAAAATGGTCTCCCGCCGAGAGGATGCTTGCCACCGGTGGAGCTGACAGGAAGGTGAAGCTTTGGAATATCTCAAAAG GTATTTCAGAGAGTAAAGGAGTACTTATTGGCAGCAACGCTGGGGTGATGTGCGTCGATTTCGATTCTACGGGAACGCTGATGCTTGCAGCGTCGAACGACTACGCCAGCCGGGTGTGGACTGTCAGTGACTTCCGGTTAAAG
- the Atg16 gene encoding autophagy-related 16 isoform X3: MAASESGVSSHSKEDNNWRKDLILQLQERNKKQTYCFADLISLHNRLFESANTLRGENIQLTVANETLRREAASGTPGLSVNADLEARLLKQAEELATLHKRKGEHTQQIVDLNNKLQEMLKELQIKEASVVESMELNANLRLEVSKCLSRERELESINQMLKDEHQALQLAFASLEEKLRKAQEENRQLIERLIKYKTRDAEKVNEENDNFLNESFSSPTAFLMQTISKFGKRQAKMQKELEDAARDTRPVSPDRSSLKEGISGLPTAVPTKVSVTFTAHDGEVYAVKWSPAERMLATGGADRKVKLWNISKGISESKGVLIGSNAGVMCVDFDSTGTLMLAASNDYASRVWTVSDFRLKEKILTGRWSKLFRWATGTARFEGFSKYKERR; this comes from the exons ATGGCCGCGAGTGAATCAGGTGTATCATCACATTCTAAGGAAGATAATAATTGGAGGAAAGatctaattttacaattacaagAAAGGAACAAGAAACAAACATATTGTTTTGCAGATCTTATTAGTTTAC ataacAGATTGTTTGAAAGTGCGAACACATTACGTggagaaaatatacaattaaccGTAGCAAATGAAACTCTTCGCCGAGAAGCAGCTAGTGGAACTCCCGGTTTAAGTGTAAATGCTGATCTTGAAGCTCGTCTCTTAAAGCAAGCAGAAGAATTAGCAACATTAcataaaagaaaaggagaacaTACGCAACAAATAGTAGATCTTAATAACAAATTGCAGGAAATGTTGAAAGAGCTTCAAATCAAGGAAGCGAG tGTGGTAGAAAGTATGGAGCTCAATGCCAATTTACGTTTAGAAGTATCAAAATGTCTtagcagagaaagagagctaGAAAGTATTAATCAAATGTTAAAGGATGAGCATCAAGCCTTACAACTTGCTTTTGCATCTTTAGAAGAAAAACTTAGAAAAGCTCag gaaGAAAATCGCCAATTAATAGAACGTTTGATTAAGTACAAAACACGAGATGCAGAGAAAGTGAATGAAGAAAACGACAATTTTCTGAA tgAGAGTTTTTCCAGTCCGACAGCCTTTTTGATGCAAACCATATCAAAATTTGG aaaaaGGCAAGCAAAGATGCAGAAAGAGTTGGAAGATGCGGCTCGTGACACACGACCTGTTAGTCCTGATAGATCCAGTTTAAAAGAAGGAATCTCTGGTCTTCCTACTGCGGTCCCAACAAAAGTATCCGTCACGTTT ACTGCACACGACGGAGAAGTTTATGCCGTAAAATGGTCTCCCGCCGAGAGGATGCTTGCCACCGGTGGAGCTGACAGGAAGGTGAAGCTTTGGAATATCTCAAAAG GTATTTCAGAGAGTAAAGGAGTACTTATTGGCAGCAACGCTGGGGTGATGTGCGTCGATTTCGATTCTACGGGAACGCTGATGCTTGCAGCGTCGAACGACTACGCCAGCCGGGTGTGGACTGTCAGTGACTTCCGGTTAAAG
- the Atg16 gene encoding autophagy-related 16 isoform X6, whose translation MAASESGVSSHSKEDNNWRKDLILQLQERNKKQTYCFADLISLHNRLFESANTLRGENIQLTVANETLRREAASGTPGLSVNADLEARLLKQAEELATLHKRKGEHTQQIVDLNNKLQEMLKELQIKEASVVESMELNANLRLEVSKCLSRERELESINQMLKDEHQALQLAFASLEEKLRKAQEENRQLIERLIKYKTRDAEKVNEENDNFLNESFSSPTAFLMQTISKFGKRQAKMQKELEDAARDTRPVSPDRSSLKEGISGLPTAVPTKVSVTFTAHDGEVYAVKWSPAERMLATGGADRKVKLWNISKGISESKGVLIGSNAGVMCVDFDSTGTLMLAASNDYASRVWTVSDFRLKTTACKLVNQEHPFVYRLT comes from the exons ATGGCCGCGAGTGAATCAGGTGTATCATCACATTCTAAGGAAGATAATAATTGGAGGAAAGatctaattttacaattacaagAAAGGAACAAGAAACAAACATATTGTTTTGCAGATCTTATTAGTTTAC ataacAGATTGTTTGAAAGTGCGAACACATTACGTggagaaaatatacaattaaccGTAGCAAATGAAACTCTTCGCCGAGAAGCAGCTAGTGGAACTCCCGGTTTAAGTGTAAATGCTGATCTTGAAGCTCGTCTCTTAAAGCAAGCAGAAGAATTAGCAACATTAcataaaagaaaaggagaacaTACGCAACAAATAGTAGATCTTAATAACAAATTGCAGGAAATGTTGAAAGAGCTTCAAATCAAGGAAGCGAG tGTGGTAGAAAGTATGGAGCTCAATGCCAATTTACGTTTAGAAGTATCAAAATGTCTtagcagagaaagagagctaGAAAGTATTAATCAAATGTTAAAGGATGAGCATCAAGCCTTACAACTTGCTTTTGCATCTTTAGAAGAAAAACTTAGAAAAGCTCag gaaGAAAATCGCCAATTAATAGAACGTTTGATTAAGTACAAAACACGAGATGCAGAGAAAGTGAATGAAGAAAACGACAATTTTCTGAA tgAGAGTTTTTCCAGTCCGACAGCCTTTTTGATGCAAACCATATCAAAATTTGG aaaaaGGCAAGCAAAGATGCAGAAAGAGTTGGAAGATGCGGCTCGTGACACACGACCTGTTAGTCCTGATAGATCCAGTTTAAAAGAAGGAATCTCTGGTCTTCCTACTGCGGTCCCAACAAAAGTATCCGTCACGTTT ACTGCACACGACGGAGAAGTTTATGCCGTAAAATGGTCTCCCGCCGAGAGGATGCTTGCCACCGGTGGAGCTGACAGGAAGGTGAAGCTTTGGAATATCTCAAAAG GTATTTCAGAGAGTAAAGGAGTACTTATTGGCAGCAACGCTGGGGTGATGTGCGTCGATTTCGATTCTACGGGAACGCTGATGCTTGCAGCGTCGAACGACTACGCCAGCCGGGTGTGGACTGTCAGTGACTTCCGGTTAAAG
- the Atg16 gene encoding autophagy-related 16 isoform X9: MAASESGVSSHSKEDNNWRKDLILQLQERNKKQTYCFADLISLHNRLFESANTLRGENIQLTVANETLRREAASGTPGLSVNADLEARLLKQAEELATLHKRKGEHTQQIVDLNNKLQEMLKELQIKEASVVESMELNANLRLEVSKCLSRERELESINQMLKDEHQALQLAFASLEEKLRKAQEENRQLIERLIKYKTRDAEKVNEENDNFLNESFSSPTAFLMQTISKFGKRQAKMQKELEDAARDTRPVSPDRSSLKEGISGLPTAVPTKVSVTFTAHDGEVYAVKWSPAERMLATGGADRKVKLWNISKGISESKGVLIGSNAGVMCVDFDSTGTLMLAASNDYASRVWTVSDFRLK; the protein is encoded by the exons ATGGCCGCGAGTGAATCAGGTGTATCATCACATTCTAAGGAAGATAATAATTGGAGGAAAGatctaattttacaattacaagAAAGGAACAAGAAACAAACATATTGTTTTGCAGATCTTATTAGTTTAC ataacAGATTGTTTGAAAGTGCGAACACATTACGTggagaaaatatacaattaaccGTAGCAAATGAAACTCTTCGCCGAGAAGCAGCTAGTGGAACTCCCGGTTTAAGTGTAAATGCTGATCTTGAAGCTCGTCTCTTAAAGCAAGCAGAAGAATTAGCAACATTAcataaaagaaaaggagaacaTACGCAACAAATAGTAGATCTTAATAACAAATTGCAGGAAATGTTGAAAGAGCTTCAAATCAAGGAAGCGAG tGTGGTAGAAAGTATGGAGCTCAATGCCAATTTACGTTTAGAAGTATCAAAATGTCTtagcagagaaagagagctaGAAAGTATTAATCAAATGTTAAAGGATGAGCATCAAGCCTTACAACTTGCTTTTGCATCTTTAGAAGAAAAACTTAGAAAAGCTCag gaaGAAAATCGCCAATTAATAGAACGTTTGATTAAGTACAAAACACGAGATGCAGAGAAAGTGAATGAAGAAAACGACAATTTTCTGAA tgAGAGTTTTTCCAGTCCGACAGCCTTTTTGATGCAAACCATATCAAAATTTGG aaaaaGGCAAGCAAAGATGCAGAAAGAGTTGGAAGATGCGGCTCGTGACACACGACCTGTTAGTCCTGATAGATCCAGTTTAAAAGAAGGAATCTCTGGTCTTCCTACTGCGGTCCCAACAAAAGTATCCGTCACGTTT ACTGCACACGACGGAGAAGTTTATGCCGTAAAATGGTCTCCCGCCGAGAGGATGCTTGCCACCGGTGGAGCTGACAGGAAGGTGAAGCTTTGGAATATCTCAAAAG GTATTTCAGAGAGTAAAGGAGTACTTATTGGCAGCAACGCTGGGGTGATGTGCGTCGATTTCGATTCTACGGGAACGCTGATGCTTGCAGCGTCGAACGACTACGCCAGCCGGGTGTGGACTGTCAGTGACTTCCGGTTAAAG
- the LOC139987375 gene encoding uncharacterized protein gives MKYRERNKRCHEKKSNKDTVNKLELTNRNSNQIIKKRKKNHVSNRRRSGPMQYVFYAILNTDLHMNRGTAAANIAIGLMLLYNIMDTDQVKCQYIDSWTKNGQRIVILKGYDHRHLKYLQQEVKFIALGTYAVRQKWGRNKAIIVLTVFGQKEDLEDVFEGLTYLR, from the exons ATGAAATACAGggaaagaaataaacgatgtCACGAAAAGAAGTCAAATAAAGATACAGTTAACAAATTGGAATTAACCAacag AAATAgtaatcaaataattaaaaagcgTAAAAAAAATCATGTCAGTAACCGGCGTCGATCTGGTCCAAtgcaatatgtattttatgccATACTTAATACCGATTTGCATATGAATCGAGGAACAGCAGCGGCAAAT atAGCAATTGGTTTAATGCtcctttataatataatggaCACTGACCAGGTGAAATGTCAATATATTGATAGCTGGACAAAGAATGG ACAAAGAATAGTAATCTTGAAGGGATATGACCACAGACATTTGAAATACCTCCAACAGGAAGTAAAATTTATAGCGCTCGGAACGTACGCAGTTCGACAAAAGTGGGGACGGAATAAAGCAATCATAGTATTAACTGTTTTTGGACAAAAAGAAGATTTAGAAGATGTTTTCGAAGGATTAACATATTTACGatag